A DNA window from Streptomyces sp. CA-278952 contains the following coding sequences:
- a CDS encoding ATP-binding protein, which translates to MDVRPQLIDALSALRDRVAAVRLPLPLPGAERARQTRVELLAQLDDYLLPRLKDPEAPLLAVIGGSTGAGKSTLVNSLVGCRLSEAGVLRPTTRIPVLVCHPDDHHWFAGVRVLPQLTRIWLPPGQTPDPDGLDDLAARGEDGETALRVETAVSLPRGLALLDAPDIDSLVVRNRVLAAELICAADVWVMVTTASRYADAVPWHLLRTAKEYDAALVTVLDRVPHQVIAEVSRQYAALLTRAGLGDVPRFTIPELPESAGGGSGLLPTTAVAPLRAWLAHRAQDPAARQQAVARTASGVIQSLNVRMPALASAVAAQYAASVRLNGVVQDAYGKEAARIRRRLQSGAVLSGDARTRWRGYPLYSSPEELLESLVDSLVALLQCSVSAADEQIRTQWRREPAGGLFRFEGAGREAGGWGPAEDVEGRISVAVRRWRRVLEELAEEEVRQLERNVAPAPETVAALLAAALLGGRRARAAGEQLAERIGAQGALRLRDKGGELLTTYLDQVLGGERDRRLAPLDALDVAPEPQAELIAALSVLQKERWQR; encoded by the coding sequence ATGGACGTACGGCCTCAGCTCATCGACGCACTTTCCGCCCTGCGCGACCGTGTCGCCGCCGTGCGTCTTCCACTGCCCCTGCCGGGGGCCGAACGGGCCCGGCAGACCAGGGTCGAACTCCTCGCCCAGCTCGACGACTACCTCCTGCCACGCCTCAAGGACCCCGAGGCGCCCCTGCTCGCCGTGATCGGCGGCTCCACCGGGGCCGGGAAGTCCACCCTGGTCAACTCGCTGGTGGGATGCCGGCTCAGCGAGGCCGGGGTGCTGCGGCCCACCACACGGATCCCGGTGCTGGTCTGTCACCCGGACGACCACCACTGGTTCGCCGGGGTGCGGGTGCTGCCCCAGCTGACCCGGATCTGGCTGCCGCCGGGTCAGACGCCCGACCCGGACGGGCTGGACGACCTCGCGGCCCGGGGCGAGGACGGGGAGACCGCGCTGCGGGTGGAGACCGCCGTGAGCCTGCCCCGTGGGCTCGCCCTCCTGGACGCCCCCGACATCGACTCGCTCGTCGTACGCAATCGGGTCCTCGCCGCCGAACTCATCTGCGCCGCCGACGTCTGGGTGATGGTCACCACCGCCTCGCGCTACGCCGACGCCGTGCCCTGGCACCTGCTGCGTACCGCGAAGGAGTACGACGCGGCCCTCGTCACCGTCCTCGACCGGGTGCCCCACCAGGTGATCGCCGAGGTGTCCCGGCAGTACGCGGCGCTGCTGACCCGGGCCGGGCTCGGGGACGTACCCCGGTTCACCATCCCGGAGCTGCCCGAGTCCGCCGGCGGCGGCAGCGGACTGCTCCCCACCACCGCCGTCGCCCCGCTGCGCGCCTGGCTCGCCCACCGGGCCCAGGACCCCGCCGCCCGGCAGCAGGCGGTGGCGCGCACCGCGTCCGGCGTCATCCAGTCGCTCAACGTGCGGATGCCCGCACTGGCCTCCGCCGTCGCCGCCCAGTACGCCGCCTCCGTACGGCTGAACGGGGTGGTCCAGGACGCGTACGGCAAAGAGGCCGCCCGGATCCGGCGTCGCCTCCAGAGCGGTGCCGTGCTCTCCGGGGACGCGCGGACCCGGTGGCGCGGCTACCCGCTCTACAGCTCGCCCGAGGAACTCCTCGAATCCCTCGTCGACAGCCTGGTGGCCCTGCTCCAGTGCTCGGTCTCCGCCGCCGACGAACAGATCCGCACCCAGTGGCGCCGCGAGCCCGCCGGGGGCCTTTTCCGGTTCGAGGGCGCCGGACGCGAGGCGGGCGGCTGGGGGCCCGCCGAGGACGTCGAAGGCCGGATCTCCGTCGCCGTACGCCGGTGGCGGCGGGTCCTGGAGGAACTGGCCGAGGAGGAGGTGCGCCAGCTCGAACGCAACGTGGCGCCCGCCCCCGAGACCGTCGCCGCACTGCTCGCGGCCGCCCTCCTCGGCGGGCGGCGCGCCCGTGCGGCGGGGGAGCAACTCGCCGAACGCATCGGCGCCCAGGGCGCGCTGCGCCTCCGCGACAAGGGCGGTGAGCTGCTGACGACCTACCTCGACCAGGTGCTCGGCGGCGAACGCGACCGCCGCCTCGCCCCCCTCGACGCGCTCGACGTCGCCCCCGAACCCCAGGCCGAACTGATCGCCGCGCTTTCCGTACTGCAGAAGGAGAGGTGGCAGCGATGA
- a CDS encoding YfjP family GTPase, translating to MTAVTDQDNGNSGSDGGGGKPDGEVPGRVGDGRWDDGLIARRAAAAEAPEAGEAAPRAPAAADDDVEPQVEAYVPSGGPLPPRLDALRELVGLSRARLDRDTLAEAGRVLDEAAARQRLSSRHTVIAVAGATGSGKSTLFNALAGAPISDTGLRRPTTSQPIACSWTDGAAGLLDRLAVPGRLRRRPHPGPAALDEALQGLVLVDLPDHDSAATEHRDQVDRVLALVDAVIWVVDPEKYADAALHERYLRPLAGHAEVTFVVLNQTDRLPGEAADLVLDDLRRLLDEDGIALGEHGEPGATVMSLSALTGDGVPELREMVGRFVQDRTAATRRLWADVDAAAARLRPVYVAEGRPGLGERARDEFTDRLAEAVGAAAAGQAAEREWRRNAGRACGTPWLRLWRWYENRGLPGSLDRMGQALTPPEEELTARQRVEQAVRIVADDAAYGLPGPWAQAVREAAFNGAKGLSEALDELAVKAGAPGASKRGGRTETGQGAIAGTSPGAPLGGRPAKPPRPKWWPAAVLAQVSMTLLQIFGGLWLVGQIIGVLEPGLVTPALIMLAGVVGGPLVEWSCAAAIRGPARRYGQDAERRLRDAAAGCGRARVLDPVAAELVRYREVRERYVTVTEFSTTGR from the coding sequence ATGACCGCCGTCACGGACCAGGACAACGGCAACAGCGGCAGTGACGGTGGCGGCGGGAAGCCGGACGGGGAGGTGCCGGGCAGGGTCGGGGACGGGCGCTGGGACGACGGGCTCATCGCCCGGCGGGCGGCGGCGGCCGAGGCCCCTGAGGCCGGGGAAGCCGCCCCCCGGGCACCCGCCGCCGCCGACGACGACGTGGAGCCGCAGGTCGAGGCGTACGTCCCCTCCGGCGGGCCGCTGCCGCCCCGGCTCGACGCCCTGCGCGAGCTCGTCGGGCTGTCCCGCGCCCGGCTCGACCGGGACACCCTCGCCGAGGCGGGACGCGTGCTGGACGAGGCCGCCGCCCGGCAGCGGCTCTCCTCGCGGCACACGGTCATCGCCGTCGCGGGGGCCACCGGCAGCGGGAAGTCGACCCTGTTCAACGCGCTCGCCGGGGCCCCGATCTCCGACACCGGGCTGCGCCGGCCCACCACCTCCCAGCCCATCGCGTGCAGCTGGACCGACGGGGCCGCCGGCCTGCTGGACCGCCTCGCCGTCCCCGGCCGGCTGCGGCGCAGGCCCCACCCCGGGCCCGCCGCCCTCGACGAGGCGCTCCAGGGACTGGTCCTGGTCGACCTGCCCGACCACGACTCGGCGGCCACCGAACACCGCGACCAGGTGGACCGGGTGCTGGCCCTGGTCGACGCGGTGATCTGGGTCGTCGACCCGGAGAAGTACGCCGACGCCGCCCTCCACGAGCGCTATCTGCGCCCGCTCGCCGGACACGCCGAAGTCACCTTCGTCGTCCTCAACCAGACCGACCGGCTCCCCGGCGAGGCGGCCGACCTCGTCCTCGACGACCTGCGCCGCCTCCTCGACGAGGACGGCATCGCGCTCGGCGAGCACGGCGAACCCGGCGCCACCGTCATGTCCCTGTCCGCGCTCACCGGCGACGGGGTACCCGAACTCCGCGAGATGGTCGGCCGCTTCGTCCAGGATCGCACGGCCGCCACCCGCCGCCTCTGGGCCGACGTCGACGCGGCGGCGGCGCGGCTGCGCCCGGTCTACGTCGCCGAGGGCCGCCCCGGGCTCGGCGAGCGGGCCCGCGACGAGTTCACCGACCGGCTGGCCGAGGCCGTCGGCGCGGCGGCCGCGGGACAGGCCGCCGAGCGGGAGTGGCGCAGGAACGCCGGGCGGGCCTGTGGGACGCCGTGGCTGCGGCTCTGGCGCTGGTACGAGAACCGGGGCCTGCCCGGCAGCCTGGACCGGATGGGCCAGGCGCTGACCCCGCCCGAAGAGGAGCTGACGGCCCGGCAGCGGGTCGAGCAGGCGGTGCGGATCGTCGCGGACGACGCCGCCTACGGGCTGCCGGGGCCCTGGGCGCAGGCGGTGCGCGAGGCCGCGTTCAACGGGGCGAAGGGGCTGTCCGAGGCGCTGGACGAACTGGCGGTCAAGGCCGGGGCCCCCGGCGCGTCCAAGCGGGGCGGCAGAACGGAGACGGGACAGGGCGCCATCGCCGGAACCTCTCCCGGAGCCCCGCTCGGCGGCCGTCCGGCCAAGCCGCCCCGGCCGAAGTGGTGGCCCGCCGCGGTGCTGGCCCAGGTGTCGATGACGCTCCTCCAGATCTTCGGCGGCCTGTGGCTGGTCGGCCAGATCATCGGCGTCCTGGAGCCGGGGCTCGTCACACCCGCGCTCATCATGCTGGCCGGAGTCGTCGGCGGCCCGCTCGTGGAATGGTCCTGCGCGGCGGCCATCCGGGGACCGGCCAGGCGGTACGGGCAGGACGCCGAGCGGCGGCTGCGCGACGCGGCCGCCGGATGTGGCCGGGCCAGGGTCCTGGATCCGG